The Argopecten irradians isolate NY chromosome 4, Ai_NY, whole genome shotgun sequence genome has a window encoding:
- the LOC138321092 gene encoding uncharacterized protein isoform X2, which yields MQMNAMRPTQPAMESVHVYEEIESIAQIISPCKRLKVSGSSEEKSSSLKPDDSYPTSTPDVKPVQKSRTKPLKVLQSEGQLKISAYMNFGLLTVHVVQARHLQSKWKPLCNSFVKMSLIPDDTKKSRCKTEMVIDSNNPLYDEKFSFELSEEDYNKRLMISVWHRDQGTSVTEFLGCMSFGICHLLNPRKDVGGWYYLLTEEIGRKKHLQVSHKQKPELKLRNPENIPQVNKDVWGMDAVSVTVHRGKHGFGFSVIESCPVKVGRVDRASPAESAGLQPGDCVVRVNSQNVSRSQAASVAKLVKHAGNSIVMDIQRPRQISIEPLDKSPWKQTPAGTFEQNDIRAGQDPRESSEADSYEEYKENEISVDENLLMLPSNLITSTPLPLFCNGHQTVMTAERRKQDAMHRLLSLELDFIDFMHAGMQRFSRPLRHCILSQKQHTALFQNIEKVVTISEYQVKQINDNRPSMLSSDTDGSLNSADGQNFMNFVGMIYQSKMHMLCQAYDLYAKGLDEANNVLSDLRSNTDFMKFLKDPIQDSRQPSISAFICRPVQHINDLYQVLREIFINTPADHHDYKQLKQVTEWLQECTTNITNYSCVARVQSLTSLTSSSSSAHGGQRLSYSSSASSSGSESGSTSSCKSTGRSRRPNIITSAAMVNARSVDIQVARIQDSLVFAPGVQPFQLTQTDRHLIFAGDLFRWEGKQWVKVYVMLFNDMLLETERERDNRLRVSWNPTYLRNVAGVEGHRKHTTELVLHLATAIKGSSRNRHDQVDKMLFRAPDAEQKYTWKSLLEQRVFDVRGSLDHYSSSHSDCSGSSSVTIL from the exons GACAGCTGAAGATTTCTGCCTACATGAACTTTGGCCTTTTGACAGTTCATG ttgtgCAAGCCCGTCACCTCCAGTCCAAGTGGAAGCCACTCTGCAACTCCTTCGTTAAG ATGTCTTTGATCCCCGACGACACCAAGAAGTCCCGCTGTAAGACCGAGATGGTGATAGACTCCAACAACCCCCTCTATGACGAGAAGTTCTCCTT TGAGCTGAGTGAAGAAGATTACAACAAGCGCCTGATGATTTCCGTTTGGCACAGGGACCAGGGTACAAG tGTGACTGAGTTTTTGGGCTGCATGTCGTTTGGTATCTGTCACCTGCTGAACCCCAGGAAG GATGTCGGTGGATGGTACTACTTGTTGACAGAGGAGATCGGCCGTAAGAAACATCTACAGGTGTCTCACAAACAGAAGCCAGAGCTCAAGCTACGCA atCCAGAGAACATCCCACAGGTCAACAAAGATGTTTGGGGCATGGATGCTGTCAGT GTAACGGTTCATCGAGGCAAGCACGGTTTTGGATTTTCCGTCATCGAATCCTGTCCAGTCAAAGTTGGTCGTGTTGATAGAG CTTCCCCTGCCGAGTCAGCTGGGCTGCAGCCAGGTGACTGTGTCGTCCGCGTCAACAGCCAGAATGTCTCCCGATCACAGGCTGCCAGCGTCGCCAAGCTTGTCAA GCATGCCGGCAACTCCATCGTAATGGACATTCAGCGACCTCGTCAGATCAGCATTGAGCCTCTCGACAAGTCGCCATGGAAACAGACCCCTGCAGGAACCTTTGAGCAGAACGACATCCGCGCCGGCCAGGACCCCAGGGAGTCATCGGAGGCTGATTCCTACGAGGAGTACAAGGAGAACGAGATTTCCGTCGACGAGAACCTCCTGATGCTTCCCAGCAACCTCATCACCAGTACACCCCTCCCACTCTTCTGTAACGGACACCAG ACTGTTATGACTGCTGAGCGACGGAAACAGGATGCCATGCACCGACTCCTGAGCCTTGAGTTAGACTTCATCGACTTCATGCACGCCGGTATGCAGCGCTTCTCCCGACCCCTCCGCCACTGTATTCTCAGCCAGAAGCAGCACACAGCTCTCTTCCAGAACATTGAGAAG GTGGTGACGATTTCTGAGTACCAGGTGAAGCAGATCAACGACAACCGACCCTCCATGTTGTCCTCCGACACTGACGGTTCCTTGAACAGTGCTGATGGCCAGAACTTCATGAACTTCGTTGGCATGATCTACCAGTCTAAG aTGCACATGCTTTGCCAAGCCTACGACCTCTACGCCAAGGGACTAGACGAAGCCAACAACGTTCTGTCTGACCTTCGCAGCAACACTGACTTCATGAAGTTTCTCAAG GACCCTATTCAGGACTCGAGACAGCCCTCCATCAGTGCCTTCATCTGCCGACCTGTCCAG CACATCAACGACTTGTACCAGGTTTTACGTGAGATCTTCATCAACACACCTGCTGATCACCACGACTACAAGCAGCTCAAGCAAGTCACAGAAT GGTTACAGGAGTGCACTACCAACATCACCAACTACAGCTGTGTTGCCCGTGTCCAGAGTTTGACCTCACTGACCTCATCGTCCAGCTCCGCCCATGGAGGCCAGCGCCTGTCCTACTCCTCATCGGCTTCCAGCAGCGGTAGTGAGAGTGGTTCCACATCCTCCTGCAAGTCCACTGGCCGATCCCGACGCCCCAACATCATCACATCAGCTGCCATGGTGAATGCCCGATCTGTCGACATCCAGGTAGCCCGCATCCAGGACAGTCTTGTCTTTGCCCCTGGTGTCCAGCCTTTCCAGCTCACCCAGACTGACCGACACCTCATCTTTGCCGGAGATCTCTTTCGCTGGGAGGGCAAGCAGTGGGTCAAG GTGTATGTGATGCTCTTCAACGACATGCTTCTTGAGACAGAGAGAGAACGCGACAACCGCCTTCGAGTTTCCTGGAACCCTACCTACCTGCGAAACGTTGCTGGAGTGGAAGGCCACAGAAAACACA CTACTGAGTTAGTTCTCCACCTTGCTACTGCCATCAAGGGATCAAGCAGAAACCGCCATGACCAGGTTGACAAGATGTTGTTCCGTGCCCCAGACGCTGAACAGAAGTACACCTGGAAGTCACTCCTCGAGCAGCGTGTCTTCGATGTCCGTGGATCCCTTGACCATTACAGCTCATCACACAGTGACTGCTCCGGTTCATCTTCTGTCACCATTTTGTAG
- the LOC138321092 gene encoding uncharacterized protein isoform X3 has translation MVIRLGTAALGFASPKRGMFARGQLKISAYMNFGLLTVHVVQARHLQSKWKPLCNSFVKMSLIPDDTKKSRCKTEMVIDSNNPLYDEKFSFELSEEDYNKRLMISVWHRDQGTSVTEFLGCMSFGICHLLNPRKDVGGWYYLLTEEIGRKKHLQVSHKQKPELKLRNPENIPQVNKDVWGMDAVSVTVHRGKHGFGFSVIESCPVKVGRVDRASPAESAGLQPGDCVVRVNSQNVSRSQAASVAKLVKHAGNSIVMDIQRPRQISIEPLDKSPWKQTPAGTFEQNDIRAGQDPRESSEADSYEEYKENEISVDENLLMLPSNLITSTPLPLFCNGHQTVMTAERRKQDAMHRLLSLELDFIDFMHAGMQRFSRPLRHCILSQKQHTALFQNIEKVVTISEYQVKQINDNRPSMLSSDTDGSLNSADGQNFMNFVGMIYQSKMHMLCQAYDLYAKGLDEANNVLSDLRSNTDFMKFLKDPIQDSRQPSISAFICRPVQHINDLYQVLREIFINTPADHHDYKQLKQVTEWLQECTTNITNYSCVARVQSLTSLTSSSSSAHGGQRLSYSSSASSSGSESGSTSSCKSTGRSRRPNIITSAAMVNARSVDIQVARIQDSLVFAPGVQPFQLTQTDRHLIFAGDLFRWEGKQWVKVYVMLFNDMLLETERERDNRLRVSWNPTYLRNVAGVEGHRKHTTELVLHLATAIKGSSRNRHDQVDKMLFRAPDAEQKYTWKSLLEQRVFDVRGSLDHYSSSHSDCSGSSSVTIL, from the exons ATGGTCATCAGGTTGGGGACTGCAGCCTTAGGGTTTGCATCTCCTAAGCGTGGCATGTTTGCCCGAG GACAGCTGAAGATTTCTGCCTACATGAACTTTGGCCTTTTGACAGTTCATG ttgtgCAAGCCCGTCACCTCCAGTCCAAGTGGAAGCCACTCTGCAACTCCTTCGTTAAG ATGTCTTTGATCCCCGACGACACCAAGAAGTCCCGCTGTAAGACCGAGATGGTGATAGACTCCAACAACCCCCTCTATGACGAGAAGTTCTCCTT TGAGCTGAGTGAAGAAGATTACAACAAGCGCCTGATGATTTCCGTTTGGCACAGGGACCAGGGTACAAG tGTGACTGAGTTTTTGGGCTGCATGTCGTTTGGTATCTGTCACCTGCTGAACCCCAGGAAG GATGTCGGTGGATGGTACTACTTGTTGACAGAGGAGATCGGCCGTAAGAAACATCTACAGGTGTCTCACAAACAGAAGCCAGAGCTCAAGCTACGCA atCCAGAGAACATCCCACAGGTCAACAAAGATGTTTGGGGCATGGATGCTGTCAGT GTAACGGTTCATCGAGGCAAGCACGGTTTTGGATTTTCCGTCATCGAATCCTGTCCAGTCAAAGTTGGTCGTGTTGATAGAG CTTCCCCTGCCGAGTCAGCTGGGCTGCAGCCAGGTGACTGTGTCGTCCGCGTCAACAGCCAGAATGTCTCCCGATCACAGGCTGCCAGCGTCGCCAAGCTTGTCAA GCATGCCGGCAACTCCATCGTAATGGACATTCAGCGACCTCGTCAGATCAGCATTGAGCCTCTCGACAAGTCGCCATGGAAACAGACCCCTGCAGGAACCTTTGAGCAGAACGACATCCGCGCCGGCCAGGACCCCAGGGAGTCATCGGAGGCTGATTCCTACGAGGAGTACAAGGAGAACGAGATTTCCGTCGACGAGAACCTCCTGATGCTTCCCAGCAACCTCATCACCAGTACACCCCTCCCACTCTTCTGTAACGGACACCAG ACTGTTATGACTGCTGAGCGACGGAAACAGGATGCCATGCACCGACTCCTGAGCCTTGAGTTAGACTTCATCGACTTCATGCACGCCGGTATGCAGCGCTTCTCCCGACCCCTCCGCCACTGTATTCTCAGCCAGAAGCAGCACACAGCTCTCTTCCAGAACATTGAGAAG GTGGTGACGATTTCTGAGTACCAGGTGAAGCAGATCAACGACAACCGACCCTCCATGTTGTCCTCCGACACTGACGGTTCCTTGAACAGTGCTGATGGCCAGAACTTCATGAACTTCGTTGGCATGATCTACCAGTCTAAG aTGCACATGCTTTGCCAAGCCTACGACCTCTACGCCAAGGGACTAGACGAAGCCAACAACGTTCTGTCTGACCTTCGCAGCAACACTGACTTCATGAAGTTTCTCAAG GACCCTATTCAGGACTCGAGACAGCCCTCCATCAGTGCCTTCATCTGCCGACCTGTCCAG CACATCAACGACTTGTACCAGGTTTTACGTGAGATCTTCATCAACACACCTGCTGATCACCACGACTACAAGCAGCTCAAGCAAGTCACAGAAT GGTTACAGGAGTGCACTACCAACATCACCAACTACAGCTGTGTTGCCCGTGTCCAGAGTTTGACCTCACTGACCTCATCGTCCAGCTCCGCCCATGGAGGCCAGCGCCTGTCCTACTCCTCATCGGCTTCCAGCAGCGGTAGTGAGAGTGGTTCCACATCCTCCTGCAAGTCCACTGGCCGATCCCGACGCCCCAACATCATCACATCAGCTGCCATGGTGAATGCCCGATCTGTCGACATCCAGGTAGCCCGCATCCAGGACAGTCTTGTCTTTGCCCCTGGTGTCCAGCCTTTCCAGCTCACCCAGACTGACCGACACCTCATCTTTGCCGGAGATCTCTTTCGCTGGGAGGGCAAGCAGTGGGTCAAG GTGTATGTGATGCTCTTCAACGACATGCTTCTTGAGACAGAGAGAGAACGCGACAACCGCCTTCGAGTTTCCTGGAACCCTACCTACCTGCGAAACGTTGCTGGAGTGGAAGGCCACAGAAAACACA CTACTGAGTTAGTTCTCCACCTTGCTACTGCCATCAAGGGATCAAGCAGAAACCGCCATGACCAGGTTGACAAGATGTTGTTCCGTGCCCCAGACGCTGAACAGAAGTACACCTGGAAGTCACTCCTCGAGCAGCGTGTCTTCGATGTCCGTGGATCCCTTGACCATTACAGCTCATCACACAGTGACTGCTCCGGTTCATCTTCTGTCACCATTTTGTAG